The Panicum hallii strain FIL2 chromosome 9, PHallii_v3.1, whole genome shotgun sequence genome has a window encoding:
- the LOC112872861 gene encoding la-related protein 1A-like, which translates to MASGADDNDAALAKAGANAAASSAKRDDETVLSPWRDMRPAADACMPVLGVAELWPELSRSVAAAKGKKAPAASSSTAAVAPTPKAALHEQLPGITSKQICGAHTSRHGDRAVPAAAVEPSPTDAPNNMERRAAVPEQPPTHASSRRSSAAGVRGHHHQSGRFVPHLHGQGGEGFNGGGSRRPSGGANGRGNANANGSTRGGGRHGQEHRGRFNGQPRRRGHEDGHMPLDPPADYVEAPHHMHPPPLPPPFIPIFMPPYSYYHGPPVEYGPYGYGYPEFVTGYLPFIPEALPPFMQYAAPLNHMMHTNLEQEADPSQMEPPQQQHAPQQQPMQAPPNQIQQQDPKQMRQEIRQQIEYYFSAKNLEKDTFLKERMDEQGWVPLTLIAGFKKVFSKTTDMEFILDSILPSTEVEVLDGKIRKRLGWEVYIPTSLKQLR; encoded by the exons ATGGCTTCTGGTGCCGACGACAACGACGCGGCGCTAGCGAAGGCTGGTGCAAATGCCGCCGCGTCGTCAGCGAAGAGGGACGACGAAACCGTTCTGTCCCCCTGGAGAGACATGCGTCCCGCGGCGGACGCCTGCATGCCCGTCTTGGGCGTCGCCGAGCTCTGGCCGGAGCTGTCCCGCAGTGTGGCGGCGGCCAAAGGGAAGAAGGCGCCAGCAGCTTCTTCCTCCACTGCTGCCGTTGCTCCTACACCCAAGGCTGCGCTCCATGAACAGTTACCG GGAATAACCAGTAAGCAAATTTGCGGCGCCCACACTAGCCGCCATGGCGATCGCGCTGTCCCGGCTGCTGCCGTTGAACCGTCGCCCACGGACGCGCCGAACAACATGGAGAGGCGAGCCGCTGTACCGGAGCAGCCGCCGACGCACGCGTCTAGCCGTAGGAGCAGCGCTGCCGGTGTGCGAGGTCACCACCACCAGAGCGGCCGATTCGTGCCGCACCTCCACGGCCAAGGCGGCGAAGGGTTCAACGGAGGAGGGAGCAGAAGGCCGTCCGGCGGCGCCAACGGCAGAGGCAACGCCAATGCCAATGGCAGCaccagaggcggcggccggcacgggcAGGAGCACCGCGGACGGTTCAACGGGCAACCGCGCAGGAGGGGTCATGAGGACGGGCACATGCCATTGGATCCACCGGCGGACTATGTCGAAGCACCGCATCACATGCATCCACCACCATTGCCGCCGCCATTCATACCCATATTTATGCCGCCATACTCCTACTACCATGGGCCGCCGGTAGAATATGGGCCCTATGGATATGGATATCCTG AATTTGTCACAGGGTACTTACCATTCATACCAGAAGCCCTACCTCCATTCATGCAGTACGCAGCACCGTTGAACCACATGATGCATACAAATTTGGAGCAGGAAGCAGACCCCTCACAAATGGAGCCGCCGCAACAGCAACATGCTCCACAGCAACAACCTATGCAAGCTCCTCCAAATCAGATACAACAGCAGGATCCGAAGCAGATGCGACAAGAGATCCGCCAACAGATCGAATACTATTTCAG TGCTAAAAACTTGGAGAAGGACACATTTCTAAAGGAAAGAATGGATGAGCAGGGTTGGGTCCCATTGACGCTTATTGCTGGCTTTAAGAAA GTTTTCTCTAAAACTACTGATATGGAATTCATATTGGACTCTATACTACCTTCAACTGAGGTTGAAGTATTG GATGGGAAAATCCGAAAGCGCCTAGGGTGGGAAGTATATATACCCACTTCCCTAAAGCAACTGAGGTGA
- the LOC112872862 gene encoding putative ripening-related protein 6 yields MASPKLAALAVLLVLLLRASADETPAVMTVNGFQRGESGGGPSECDGRYHDDRLMLAALSTGWYAGGSRCLRMIRVTSTQTGRSVLAQVVDECDSRRGCRDNIVDTSTAVWAALGLNTNVGEVPVTWSDA; encoded by the coding sequence ATGGCGAGCCCCAAGCTCGCGGCCCTGGCGGTGCTGCTCGTCCTGCTGCTGCGGGCGTCCGCCGACGAGACCCCGGCGGTGATGACGGTGAACGGGTTCCAGCGCGGCGAGTCCGGCGGCGGGCCGTCGGAGTGCGACGGCAGGTACCACGACGACCGCCTCATGCTGGCGGCGCTGTCCACGGGGTGGTACGCGGGGGGCAGCCGGTGCCTCCGGATGATCCGCGTCACGAGCACGCAGACGGGGCGCTCCGTGCTCGCCCAGGTCGTGGACGAGTGCGACTCCCGCCGCGGCTGCCGGGACAACATCGTCGACACGTCCACGGCCGtctgggcggcgctcgggctcaACACCAACGTCGGCGAGGTCCCCGTCACCTGGTCCGACGCCTGA
- the LOC112877725 gene encoding E3 ubiquitin-protein ligase RHA2A-like codes for MLTVTVSQVVALLSSALTGAEAGGGGGGMEVGKKVAADSERWRRRDGHDRAAGYYCCVCISACRDGEEIRSLPCGHAFHRDCVDRWLARCRRTCPLCRLHVGGGAVGLADEEQQQLSEDLVIWFSSLFVAGL; via the coding sequence ATGCTAACCGTGACGGTGAGCCAGGTGGTGGCGCTGCTCTCCTCGGCCCTCACCGGCgccgaggccggcggcggcgggggcggcatgGAGGTTGGGAAGAAGGTGGCGGCTGACAGCGAGCGGTGGCGACGCCGCGACGGGCACGACCGCGCGGCGGGGTATTACTGCTGCGTGTGCATATCGGCGTGCCGCGACGGGGAGGAGATCCGGAGCCTGCCGTGCGGCCACGCGTTCCACCGGGACTGCGTCGACCGCTGGCTGGCACGCTGCCGGCGGACATGCCCGCTCTGCCGCCTgcacgtcggcggcggcgccgtgggCTTGGCCgacgaggagcagcagcagctcagCGAGGACCTCGTCATCTGGTTCTCTTCCCTCTTCGTCGCTGGGTTGTAG